Proteins found in one Magnetofaba australis IT-1 genomic segment:
- a CDS encoding DUF2924 domain-containing protein, with product MTNNVMQRLAALPKMTTPQLKALWKDLFDKDPPGYDRRFMVKRLAFRIQELAYGGHSEETKAQLKALAEDDQLQSRHPANQRADGMPAVGARLIREWRGVTHQVVVMEEGFSWQGRTFKSLSPIAREITGTRWSGPRFFGLKTAGAPK from the coding sequence ATGACAAACAACGTGATGCAACGCCTGGCGGCGCTGCCGAAAATGACTACGCCACAGCTAAAGGCGCTTTGGAAGGACCTGTTCGACAAGGATCCACCGGGTTACGACCGGCGATTCATGGTCAAACGGCTGGCCTTTCGTATTCAGGAGTTGGCCTATGGAGGGCACTCGGAGGAGACCAAAGCGCAACTCAAGGCGCTGGCGGAAGATGATCAACTGCAGTCCCGTCACCCAGCGAATCAGCGCGCCGATGGGATGCCTGCGGTTGGCGCCCGCCTTATCCGGGAGTGGCGGGGGGTGACTCACCAGGTGGTGGTGATGGAGGAAGGCTTCTCATGGCAAGGGCGGACCTTCAAAAGCCTCTCACCCATTGCCCGTGAGATCACTGGGACCCGCTGGTCTGGCCCTCGGTTCTTTGGCCTTAAAACAGCTGGAGCCCCCAAATGA